The genomic segment AGATTCACTGTCGGAGGATGGTACACAAACTCTCTCGTTCTCATTGATCATCTGCCATTATCCCAAGTTATAGCATTGCCTTCTAGAACATGTGCCCGTATTCTAAAATTTTCTGAAAAGACAGCATGAAAACCATTATCATATCATACTAGCATAAATAGTGTTGGTATTTTCTTCATCAGATTGCAAGACAATCACAAGCAGGTCTTCCACTCATACTGACACAAAAAGTGTAAATCCCAAACAAAAGAACGAGAGGCGACATATCCCCTCAGCGTCGACAGCATTGATTGTTGGTGGAATTCTTGGTCTAGTGCAAGCTATATTCCTCATATTTGGGGCAAAACCTCTCCTGCATATTATGGGTGTGAAATCTGTAAGTGCCTTCAGTTTCAGTCTCCTCACTAGTATTATTTCTGTTACTCTGCATCTGTTCATTTCTGCTGCTTTTATTCATTAGAGAAGTGACGGTGCTATCATTTGTATTGGATAGGGTTCAGCGATGTTAAACCCTGCAAGGAAGTACTTGACATTGAGAGCTCTAGGTTCTCCTGCAGTTCTTTTGTCATTGGCAATGCAAGGGGTCTTTCGAGGCTTTAAAGACACAAAAACCCCTTTATACGCCACTGGTGAGAGACATTTCGTTTTAGTTTCAGCTTCTTTTCATCCATTCCCACTTTTCATAAGCAATGTCTTAGTTCTCAGCAGATTCATTCTATATTTCTGACCAATGTGAAAtctaacatatatattaaacataTACATTTATAGGAGATTTAACAAATATCGTCATTCTGTTTGTGGACATAAATCCAACTTTCCTGCCTGAGATTTTGGGACTCCACTAACTCTTTCTTTGGTTCTTTTCGTCTACCACAGTTACAGGAGATTTAACAAATATCATCTTAGACCCGATATTTATCTTCGTCTGTCGCTGGGGTGTCAGTGGTGCTGCTATTGCTCACGTCCTTTCCCAGTAAGTACTAATATTCTTCCATGTGTGCAGTTAATATGGTGTTCAATGTTTACAACGATTAGTTTTCAAAGGACTCGTgtttatcaattttgttttcattcctCGTAATCCCTATAGGTACTTGATTTCAGTGATCCTCTTGTGGAGGTTGATGAAGAAAATTGATCTTTTGCCCCCAAGTGTGAAAGATTTGCAATTTAGTCGGTTCCTCAAAAATGGTGAGGGGTTTAAGCACTCTTGCTCTGATCACTGTTTTGAAGATTTTCCTTCTTGTCATTGGTTGTAGTTAGTTTATAATTAGTTTGCTGCCTTGGTACGAAAGTTTTGAATACGCGATCAATGCATTTTCTCTAACTTCATTTCTCTGCTGGATGCAGGTTTTCTGTTGTTAGCACGAGTTATAGCCGCCACAATCTGTGTGACCCTGGCAGCATCAAGGGCTGCACGACTGGGTTCAACAACTATGGCTGCCTTCCAGATCTGCTTACAAGTTTGGTTGACATCATCACTTCTTGCAGATGGCTTGGCTGTTGCTGGACAGGTAAAAATACCCTGTAAGGATTTTTTGTTCCTGGTTTATGTGATTATTAGTGTTCAATTTTAGACCCTGTCAGTGCATTTCCTGTTAATCATGCGGTAAAAATACCATAAGGACTATTCTGGTAGGAGCTGCAATTGTACTTTTAACAGGTTATCATTCAAAACATGTCACATTTTCGTAACTCTTAAAGAACGCTCAGCCTTCTTCTCGTAGTCTGTTTTCAGAAAACATATACTGTCTAATTTCCAATTTTTCATTCAGACTAATCATTAAGTGTGTTTTTCTTCAACTCCTGTAGGCAATCATTGCTTGTGCATTTGCTGAAAAGGACTACCAAAAGGCAACAACTGCTGCCACCCGAGTGTTACAGGTACGCCAATAACAACTGTATTGATACATCCTCCCATGTTTtggttttccttttcctctaAAAATAACCACAGGCTCAAATTGTGACTGGTGGTGTTGTGCAGATGAGTTTTATTCTTGGTATTGGGCTAGCTGTGGTTGTTGGACTTGCCCTGCACTTTGGtgatataatattttcaaaagatCCTAATGTTCTTCGTATCATAGCCATCGGCATTCCGGTAATTCCCATCTACAAATTCATTTGTAAAattctctttttctattttatttttttcaacttagaCTCATCTCTTGCTCTATCCACCCATCAGTTTGTTGCTGGTACACAACCCATCAACGCGCTAGCTTTTGTCTTTGATGGTGTAAACTTTGGAGCATCTGATTTTGCGTACTCTTCATATTCCATGGTAAGTTTATCAGCCATTGTTCATTCCATAAATAAACAGAATAATCTATTGTGACTTCAATCTTTCTAAATTCTTCTCTGATGAAATTTCCTAGTTTAATTTATTCTCTTCAGGTTCTAGTGGCCACAGCAAGCATTGCAGCCATTTTTGTTCTCTCTAAAACCGGTGGATTTGTTGGAATTTGGGTTGCCTTGACCATCTT from the Populus nigra chromosome 1, ddPopNigr1.1, whole genome shotgun sequence genome contains:
- the LOC133683101 gene encoding protein DETOXIFICATION 43-like, translated to MSEESASQPAGLRKSKMPLSVFFRDARLFKKDELGSEIIRIALPAAMALAADPVASLIDTAFVGRLGPVEIAAVGVAIAIFNQASKVTIFPLVSITTSFVAEEDTVHRNTKIEAEKAEDLKKDSKSGEAKESVPNDEMLESLEKGSATNNAKNIENKDSLSEDDCKTITSRSSTHTDTKSVNPKQKNERRHIPSASTALIVGGILGLVQAIFLIFGAKPLLHIMGVKSGSAMLNPARKYLTLRALGSPAVLLSLAMQGVFRGFKDTKTPLYATVTGDLTNIILDPIFIFVCRWGVSGAAIAHVLSQYLISVILLWRLMKKIDLLPPSVKDLQFSRFLKNGFLLLARVIAATICVTLAASRAARLGSTTMAAFQICLQVWLTSSLLADGLAVAGQAIIACAFAEKDYQKATTAATRVLQMSFILGIGLAVVVGLALHFGDIIFSKDPNVLRIIAIGIPFVAGTQPINALAFVFDGVNFGASDFAYSSYSMVLVATASIAAIFVLSKTGGFVGIWVALTIFMGLRTFAGVWRMGTGTGPWRFLRGRLLS